From one Acipenser ruthenus chromosome 21, fAciRut3.2 maternal haplotype, whole genome shotgun sequence genomic stretch:
- the LOC131699022 gene encoding cytochrome b-c1 complex subunit 9-like, which yields MAFGRQVYNLVFRRSSTFALSILVGAVVFERMFDQGGDAIFEHLNKGKLWKHIKHNYESHDKE from the exons ATGGCGTTTGGTAGGCAGGTCTATAATTTGGTCTTCAGGAGGAGCTCAACATTCGCGCTGTCCATCTTGGTGGGAGCCGTTGTGTTTGAGCGGATGTTCGACCAGGGCGGAGACGCGATTTTTGAACACCTGAACAAAGGG aaacttTGGAAGCACATTAAACACAACTATGAGAGTCACGATAAAGAGTAA
- the LOC131699021 gene encoding zinc finger matrin-type protein 5-like, which produces MGKRYLCDYCDRSFQDNMHNRKKHLNGVQHHRAKKAWFDLFRDAALILADEQAKKPCRKFLQTGQCVFGMNCRFSHLTEEDMERLKEQVEEERRAREDPSEARKSTERSIEDWLARREKRSEATDSSSILQVEGAESSFGSELPAQFMSFPDLPASLLPPPPGGWKDVPVTEWG; this is translated from the exons ATGGGAAAGAGATACTTGTGCGACTACTGCGATCGGTCCTTCCAGGACAACATGCATAACCGCAAGAAGCACCTGAACGGAGTCCAGCATCACAGAGCCAAAAAGGCTTGGTTCGACCTCTTCAGAG atGCAGCACTCATCTTAGCTGATGAACAAGCTAAAAAACCATGCAGGAAGTTTCTGCAGACAG GTCAGTGTGTATTCGGTATGAACTGCAGATTCTCTCACCTGACAGAGGAAGATATGGAAAGATTAAAAGAACAGGTAGAAG AGGAACGAAGAGCCAGAGAGGATCCCAGTGAGGCCAGGAAATCCACTGAAAGGAGCATTGAGGACTGGCTGGccaggagagagaagaggagtgAAGCCACAGACAGCAGCAG CATTCTTCAAGTGGAAGGAGCGGAAAGTTCATTTGGAAGCGAGCTTCCGGCACAGTTCATGTCATTCCCAGATCTCCCGGCCTCCTTGCTCCCTCCCCCTCCCGGGGGGTGGAAGGACGTACCTGTCACAGAGTGGGGATGA